One Candidatus Coatesbacteria bacterium DNA window includes the following coding sequences:
- a CDS encoding tetratricopeptide repeat protein produces MEDKPQGLERDFNGLEPVRCPYCGRRSYPTRPQPRVRCAWCGRGFQVRLEGEDPWYEQAVKDLNRALAIKTDLFLAYHNLGLAYSEIGQYEQAITVFEKELKLSPDDADTYFLLGMAYAGATTQYKRAIANLERYLELRPEATEREEIRRLIARLAKLEQENGGNGRH; encoded by the coding sequence ATGGAAGACAAACCCCAAGGCCTGGAGCGCGACTTCAACGGTTTGGAGCCTGTGCGCTGCCCGTACTGCGGCCGGCGCTCCTACCCCACCCGGCCCCAGCCCCGGGTACGCTGCGCCTGGTGCGGTCGCGGGTTCCAGGTCCGCCTCGAGGGCGAGGACCCCTGGTACGAGCAGGCCGTCAAGGACCTCAATCGCGCCTTGGCCATCAAGACCGACCTCTTCCTGGCCTATCACAACCTCGGCCTGGCCTACAGCGAGATCGGCCAGTACGAGCAGGCGATCACCGTCTTCGAGAAGGAACTCAAGCTCAGCCCCGATGACGCCGACACCTATTTTTTACTGGGGATGGCCTACGCCGGGGCGACTACCCAGTACAAGCGGGCCATCGCCAACCTGGAGCGCTACCTCGAGCTGCGTCCCGAGGCCACGGAGCGGGAGGAGATCCGCCGCCTGATCGCCCGGCTGGCCAAACTGGAGCAGGAGAACGGCGGCAACGGTCGGCACTGA
- a CDS encoding M28 family peptidase translates to MISLLFLLLLAVAGGAADLVLYEGDVPPADARIVLRGADYAVCLGEATPDAVVLDRDAETREYLRVLVNDPAAVGKAAELGVVVWRRDQLYLVRWNGELPPGFNLEGLHGVLPLRTASPARMVESSGGPSPAWSDDQELSEIVDAVSEDEIKDVIQELEDFVTRSARHDQYYQSCLYAEDYLDGLGLDGEIQTFTADPWYGSTFTCYNVIAEQPGQVTPEEIYIICGHLDSTAGYPWNSEDDAPGADDNGSGAAAVLEAARVLSQYEFDATLRYICFGAEEQGLCGSTYYADQAYAAGDDIQGVINVDMVLWDGLEGYTVWVPYDGQSSDLATGLETFAAEYVPDLNVATSYDPAFEWSDHSPFWDNGYPALLLIENDYDENPHYHSTTDLLANYEDYWPFGTDVLRAAVGYTAALADPLEDFPVGAVELSAAPGGDGVLVDWAVEGEPPAGLRVLRGRENPIAVSGALDGRTTRWLDRGVTPGEAYSYWLEITGDAGAVERYGPTEAVVAPPQTQRLTLHEPYPSPAADALTLSYTLPEGCASATLTIYDLTGRRITTETLEATPGRHTLLLDVEQYQPGVYLARLAGEGSGATRRFVISR, encoded by the coding sequence TTGATTTCTTTGTTGTTTCTGCTGTTGCTCGCCGTCGCTGGCGGCGCCGCCGATCTGGTGCTGTACGAGGGCGACGTTCCGCCCGCGGACGCCCGGATCGTTCTTCGGGGCGCCGACTACGCGGTCTGCCTCGGCGAGGCGACGCCCGACGCCGTCGTCCTGGACCGTGACGCCGAGACCCGGGAGTACCTGCGTGTTCTGGTCAACGATCCGGCCGCGGTGGGCAAAGCGGCCGAACTGGGCGTGGTCGTCTGGCGGCGGGACCAGCTCTATCTGGTGCGCTGGAACGGCGAGCTGCCGCCGGGCTTCAACCTCGAGGGTCTCCACGGCGTCCTGCCCCTGCGAACGGCCTCGCCGGCGCGCATGGTCGAAAGCTCGGGCGGTCCGTCACCGGCGTGGTCCGACGACCAGGAGTTGAGCGAGATCGTCGACGCCGTCAGCGAGGACGAGATCAAGGACGTCATCCAGGAGCTGGAGGACTTCGTCACCCGCAGCGCCCGGCACGATCAGTATTACCAGTCCTGCCTCTACGCCGAGGACTATCTGGACGGTTTGGGCCTGGACGGAGAGATTCAGACCTTCACCGCCGACCCCTGGTACGGCAGCACCTTCACCTGCTACAACGTCATCGCCGAGCAGCCGGGGCAGGTCACGCCGGAGGAGATCTACATCATCTGCGGCCACCTGGACTCGACGGCGGGTTATCCCTGGAACAGCGAGGACGACGCCCCCGGGGCCGACGACAACGGCAGCGGCGCCGCCGCCGTACTCGAGGCCGCCCGCGTCCTCTCCCAGTATGAATTCGACGCCACCCTGCGCTACATCTGCTTCGGCGCCGAGGAGCAGGGGCTGTGCGGCAGCACCTACTACGCCGACCAGGCCTACGCCGCCGGCGACGACATCCAGGGCGTGATCAACGTCGACATGGTGTTGTGGGACGGCCTGGAGGGCTACACCGTCTGGGTGCCCTACGACGGCCAATCCAGCGATCTGGCCACGGGGCTGGAGACCTTCGCCGCCGAGTACGTCCCGGACCTGAACGTCGCCACCAGCTACGACCCCGCCTTCGAGTGGAGCGACCACTCGCCGTTCTGGGACAACGGCTACCCCGCCCTGTTGCTGATCGAGAACGATTACGACGAGAACCCGCATTACCATTCCACCACGGACCTGCTGGCCAACTACGAGGATTACTGGCCCTTCGGCACCGACGTCCTGCGCGCCGCGGTAGGTTACACCGCCGCCCTGGCCGACCCCCTCGAGGACTTCCCCGTCGGCGCGGTCGAGCTGAGCGCGGCGCCCGGCGGGGACGGCGTCCTGGTCGACTGGGCCGTCGAGGGCGAGCCCCCCGCCGGCCTTCGCGTCCTGCGGGGCCGGGAGAATCCCATCGCCGTCTCGGGTGCCCTCGACGGGCGAACCACCCGCTGGCTGGACCGGGGCGTCACCCCCGGCGAGGCTTACTCCTACTGGCTGGAGATCACCGGGGACGCGGGCGCGGTCGAGCGCTACGGCCCGACGGAGGCCGTCGTCGCGCCACCGCAGACGCAGCGGCTGACCCTTCACGAGCCCTATCCCAGCCCGGCCGCCGACGCCCTGACGCTCAGCTACACCCTGCCCGAGGGCTGCGCCTCAGCGACGCTGACTATCTATGATCTCACCGGCCGCCGGATAACTACGGAAACCCTGGAGGCGACCCCCGGTCGTCACACCCTCCTCCTCGATGTGGAACAATACCAACCGGGCGTCTACCTCGCCCGACTGGCGGGAGAAGGTTCAGGGGCGACCCGACGGTTTGTGATCAGCCGTTGA